A genomic segment from Bradyrhizobium sp. ISRA430 encodes:
- a CDS encoding STAS domain-containing protein — MSLNPSEPKWSLRLPADCSIAAIRNVYDLIREAFRRQDRLEIDCSSVDKADVTSIQLLLSTAKTGEAQGRPIVLTSFSQSLRNTLRRAGFASEAMIDQHFPQKKDGT, encoded by the coding sequence ATGTCGCTCAATCCCTCAGAGCCGAAGTGGTCATTGCGGTTACCCGCTGACTGCAGCATCGCGGCCATTCGAAACGTCTATGACCTCATCCGCGAGGCGTTCCGCCGGCAAGACCGGCTCGAAATCGACTGCTCCAGCGTCGACAAGGCCGACGTAACCTCGATCCAGCTCCTGTTGTCGACTGCCAAGACCGGCGAGGCCCAGGGGCGTCCCATCGTCCTCACCTCCTTCTCCCAGTCACTGCGCAACACCCTCCGCCGCGCCGGATTCGCCAGCGAGGCTATGATCGATCAGCATTTCCCGCAAAAGAAAGATGGCACCTGA
- a CDS encoding response regulator — protein sequence MATILTVDDSPSIRQMIKVVLEPAGHSVIEAGDGAQGLAKAQAGKLDLVITDLNMPVMNGLELIRALRKLPSAVGMPIVFLTTESNDAVKQEAKSAGATGWITKPFKPEQLLAVVAKLVRS from the coding sequence ATGGCCACGATTCTGACCGTCGATGATTCTCCCAGCATTCGGCAGATGATCAAGGTCGTGCTCGAGCCGGCCGGTCACAGCGTGATCGAGGCCGGTGACGGTGCGCAGGGACTCGCCAAGGCACAGGCCGGCAAGCTCGATCTCGTCATCACCGACCTCAATATGCCTGTCATGAACGGGCTGGAGCTGATCCGGGCGCTACGCAAGCTGCCGAGCGCGGTCGGCATGCCCATCGTGTTCCTGACCACCGAATCCAACGACGCGGTGAAGCAAGAAGCGAAGAGTGCCGGCGCCACCGGCTGGATCACGAAACCCTTCAAGCCCGAGCAGTTGCTCGCCGTCGTCGCCAAGCTGGTGCGCTCATGA